The following are from one region of the Silene latifolia isolate original U9 population chromosome 9, ASM4854445v1, whole genome shotgun sequence genome:
- the LOC141600568 gene encoding uncharacterized protein LOC141600568 — translation MPDTVSSTSSGFDYFEDPLYLSSADQPNATLASFQFDGHDFLGWKQEVFMSLASKNKDGFLDGSCSKPHVTDKKFKQWFRSDIMVTKWILNSLNKSIRENLKYVKSAEELWEELLERYGSANAIEIYQLKKDLGALI, via the coding sequence atgccTGACACAGTATCTTCAACGTCTTCTGGTTTTGATTACTTTGAAGATCCTCTCTATCTTTCGTCTGCAGATCAGCCCAATGCAACTTTAGCATCTTTTCAGTTCGATGGTCATGACTTCTTGGGCTGGAAACAAGAGGTGTTTATGTCACTTGCATCTAAGAACAAAGATGGGTTCTTGGATGGTTCATGTTCTAAACCTCATGTTACTGACAAAAAGTTTAAGCAATGGTTTCGTTCAGATATTATGGTCACAAAATGGATTTTGAATTCTCTTAATAAATCAATACGAGAGAATTTAAAATATGTGAAGTCAGCAGAGGAACTATGGGAAGAGCTTCTTGAGCGTTATGGTTCTGCCAACGCTATTGAAATATATCAGCTGAAGAAGGATCTTGGAGCTCTAATCTAG